Genomic DNA from Marnyiella aurantia:
GTATAATCTATTATTTTAAGTTTTAGTTTTTAATCTCAATGGTAAGCCATTTTAATCTAAAATCTAAAATCTAGAATCTAAAATCTAAAAAAAATATGGCAAGATATATTGGACCAAAAACCAAGATTGCAAGAAAGTTCGGAGCCGCTATCTATGGTGACGACAAAAGCTTCGAAAGAAGAAAAAACCAACCACCGGGACAGCACGGACCTAACAGAAGGAGAAATGCTAAGAAATCCGAGTATGCAGTACAGCTTATGGAAAAGCAGAAGGCTAAGTATACTTACGGTATCCTGGAAAGACAGTTTGCAAATCTTTTTGAAAGAGCAACAAGAGCTAAAGGTGTAACCGGTGAGATCCTTTTACAGCTTTGCGAATCAAGATTGGACAACGTAGTTTACAGAATTGGATTCGCTAAAACCAGAGCCGGCGCAAGACAGCTGGTATCGCACAGACACGTAACCGTGAACGGCGAACTGGTAAACATTCCTTCTTATATCCTTAAGGCAGGTGATGTTATTGCAATCAGAGAAAAATCCAAATCTCTGGAAATTATTGCAGATGCTTTGGCATCTAAAGCAAACTACGAATGGTTGCAGTTTAACGATGAGAAGAAGGAAAGTACTTTCCTTTCAGCTCCGGAGAGAATTCAGATTCCTGAAGACATCAAAGAGCAGCTTATCGTCGAGCTATACAACAAATAATAATTATAATCCAATCTTTGCTCAACCAATAATATGGCAATTTTACAATTCATAAAACCCGATAAAGTAATTCTATTAAGCTCCGACGATTTCAAAGGTCAGTTTGAATTCAGACCTCTTGAGTCGGGTTTCGGACTTACAATCGGTAATGCTTTGAGAAGAGTTTTGCTTTCTTCTCTGGAAGGATATGCTATTTCTTCTATCAAAATAGAAGGGGTAGAGCACGAGTTTTCAACGATTCCCGGCGTAATTGAAGATGTTACAGAAATTATTCTGAATCTGAAGCAACTTCGCCTGAAGGCACTTGGAGAAAATCAGACCGCTGAGCAGGTAGTTGCTAAAGTTTCCGGACAGACAGTAGTTACAGGTGCAGATCTGGGTAAATCCATGAACGGATTTGAGGTACTGAATCCGGACCTGGTTATCTGCAACATGAACAAA
This window encodes:
- the rpsD gene encoding 30S ribosomal protein S4 — translated: MARYIGPKTKIARKFGAAIYGDDKSFERRKNQPPGQHGPNRRRNAKKSEYAVQLMEKQKAKYTYGILERQFANLFERATRAKGVTGEILLQLCESRLDNVVYRIGFAKTRAGARQLVSHRHVTVNGELVNIPSYILKAGDVIAIREKSKSLEIIADALASKANYEWLQFNDEKKESTFLSAPERIQIPEDIKEQLIVELYNK